A single region of the Musa acuminata AAA Group cultivar baxijiao chromosome BXJ1-11, Cavendish_Baxijiao_AAA, whole genome shotgun sequence genome encodes:
- the LOC135596393 gene encoding sugar transport protein MST3-like, which produces MVAASEESKTIEHPWSNIMQRKYRAQLTMAVLIPFFQQLTGINVIIFYAPVSFETIGFGDNVSLPHVRCDQWPRQCLRHLFVSIATVDKSGRRRLFLQAGARMFISQLSKLTTTQILLSAQ; this is translated from the coding sequence ATGGTTGCGGCCAGCGAGGAGTCGAAGACGATCGAGCACCCTTGGAGCAACATAATGCAGAGGAAGTATAGGGCTCAGCTCACCATGGCTGTCCTCATCCCCTTCTTTCAGCAACTCACTGGCATTAACGTCATCATCTTCTATGCCCCGGTATCGTTCGAGACCATCGGCTTCGGCGATAATGTCTCCCTCCCTCATGTCCGCTGTGATCAGTGGCCTCGTCAATGTCTTCGCCACCTTTTTGTCTCCATCGCGACCGTGGATAAGTCGGGAAGGCGCCGACTCTTTCTGCAGGCCGGTGCACGAATGTTCATTAGTCAGCTATCAAAGCTGACGACCACACAAATATTGCTGAGTGCACAGTAG